In Phycisphaerae bacterium, one genomic interval encodes:
- a CDS encoding Ig-like domain-containing protein, producing the protein MSRRWLVVVLGWGVTSATAVGAGTAPEHKSAHVGGTALEQGHQWSHMSGAALEQWYAAQPRDERAADTDVRHYHLDLTIDAAGHWLGGSNTMTVRSLVAGLSVFRFRLHDVLTISDLRVGGVPVTWTRLDEANIDVTLDRPYGAGEEFALYVAYSGYPQSVGSFGSITFRLRGGVPEAFTESDPWYAYTWWPAKDDLLDKTTADLWFTVPATQKVASNGVLLGVDDVGGGLQRYRWKTEYPTEDYLYCFATTNFDVFEDTWTYDGASMPLQFFIYPEHNTAGNRAAWLRCKTMLTTYSDVFGTYPFANEKYGMLEWGGAGAMEHQTMTSMLGFDEGTVAHELAHQWWGDWVTYATWHDIWLSEGFATYSEALWREFQPGSPGAPWLHANMANKRPSEPSGSVYVYNPDSIEAIFAYNTTYLKAAWVLHMLRHVVGDAAFFDLLAAYRAAYGGENAATTEDFVALAESATGRELSWYFDQWIYGVGAPFYVYAWRPLDIDGAGYVELFIEQLQGTQESVFTMPLDIVATDDNGPVTHVIWNDARREYLLLPVASPGVYDVAFDPTPWVLRAGQSEVIFDEGPPKIVVLDPPPGAVRTPAEVAAIELVFQEDIVADAGAFALVGARGGVVPCALAYDAARFAITLTPAAALATDTYTLTVADTLVNVATGQALDGELVKTDGSAPLPSGDGVPGGAAVATFTVTVRGDLNCDGDVDYSDINPFVLYLSNFAAWQPTYPGCPAANGDIDGNGVYPSFGDINPFVTLLTP; encoded by the coding sequence ATGAGCAGAAGGTGGTTGGTGGTTGTGTTGGGCTGGGGTGTCACGAGCGCGACGGCGGTGGGCGCTGGCACTGCTCCAGAGCACAAGTCAGCGCACGTAGGCGGCACTGCTCTGGAGCAGGGGCACCAGTGGTCGCACATGAGTGGTGCCGCTCTGGAGCAGTGGTACGCGGCGCAGCCGCGCGACGAACGGGCTGCTGACACCGATGTGCGGCACTATCACCTTGACCTGACGATCGACGCGGCTGGTCACTGGCTGGGCGGGTCGAACACCATGACCGTGCGCAGTCTGGTTGCCGGACTCAGCGTCTTCCGGTTCCGGCTGCACGACGTGCTCACCATCTCCGACCTGCGCGTCGGCGGCGTGCCGGTGACCTGGACGCGGCTCGACGAGGCCAACATCGATGTGACGCTCGATCGGCCGTATGGCGCGGGCGAGGAGTTTGCGCTGTATGTGGCGTACAGCGGCTATCCGCAGTCGGTGGGCAGCTTCGGCTCGATCACGTTCCGTCTGCGCGGCGGCGTGCCGGAGGCGTTCACCGAGAGCGATCCGTGGTACGCGTACACGTGGTGGCCAGCGAAGGACGACCTGCTCGACAAGACGACGGCCGACCTGTGGTTCACCGTGCCCGCAACGCAGAAGGTGGCGTCCAACGGCGTGCTGCTGGGCGTGGACGACGTCGGCGGTGGCCTGCAGCGCTATCGCTGGAAGACAGAATACCCGACCGAGGATTACCTGTACTGTTTTGCGACAACGAACTTCGACGTCTTCGAAGACACGTGGACGTACGACGGCGCGAGTATGCCGTTGCAGTTCTTCATTTATCCGGAGCACAACACGGCCGGCAATCGGGCGGCGTGGCTGCGCTGCAAGACCATGCTGACGACGTACAGCGACGTGTTCGGCACGTACCCGTTCGCGAACGAGAAGTACGGCATGCTCGAATGGGGCGGGGCCGGCGCGATGGAACACCAGACGATGACCAGCATGCTGGGCTTCGACGAGGGCACCGTCGCGCACGAGCTGGCGCACCAGTGGTGGGGCGATTGGGTCACGTACGCGACCTGGCACGACATCTGGCTGAGCGAGGGCTTCGCCACGTATTCGGAAGCCCTGTGGCGCGAGTTCCAGCCGGGCAGCCCCGGCGCGCCGTGGCTGCACGCGAACATGGCCAACAAGCGCCCCAGCGAGCCGAGCGGCAGCGTCTACGTCTACAACCCGGACAGCATCGAGGCGATTTTCGCCTACAACACGACGTACCTGAAGGCGGCCTGGGTGCTGCACATGCTCCGGCACGTGGTCGGCGACGCGGCGTTCTTCGACCTGCTGGCGGCGTATCGGGCGGCGTACGGCGGCGAGAACGCGGCGACGACGGAAGACTTCGTGGCCTTGGCGGAGAGCGCGACGGGGCGCGAGCTGTCGTGGTACTTCGACCAGTGGATCTACGGCGTGGGCGCGCCGTTCTACGTCTACGCCTGGCGCCCGCTCGACATCGACGGCGCCGGCTACGTGGAGCTGTTCATCGAGCAGTTGCAGGGCACGCAGGAATCGGTCTTCACCATGCCGCTCGACATCGTCGCGACGGATGACAACGGTCCGGTGACGCACGTGATCTGGAACGATGCGCGGCGCGAATACCTGCTGCTGCCCGTCGCGAGCCCCGGCGTATACGACGTGGCGTTCGATCCGACGCCGTGGGTCCTGCGTGCCGGCCAGTCAGAAGTCATCTTCGACGAGGGGCCGCCGAAGATCGTCGTGCTCGATCCGCCGCCGGGAGCCGTGCGGACGCCGGCGGAAGTTGCGGCGATTGAGCTGGTGTTCCAGGAGGACATCGTGGCGGACGCGGGGGCGTTCGCGCTCGTGGGGGCGCGCGGCGGCGTTGTGCCATGCGCGCTGGCGTACGATGCGGCGCGGTTCGCGATCACGCTGACGCCGGCGGCGGCGCTCGCGACGGATACATACACGCTGACGGTCGCGGACACGCTGGTGAACGTCGCGACGGGGCAGGCGCTGGACGGCGAGCTGGTGAAGACCGACGGCTCGGCCCCGCTGCCGAGCGGAGACGGTGTGCCCGGCGGGGCGGCGGTCGCGACTTTCACGGTGACGGTGCGCGGCGATCTGAACTGCGACGGCGATGTCGACTACAGCGACATCAACCCATTTGTGCTGTACCTGTCGAACTTCGCTGCGTGGCAGCCGACGTACCCGGGTTGCCCGGCGGCCAACGGCG
- a CDS encoding Ig-like domain-containing protein, producing the protein MRPIVLAAGLGLCVCAACGQGLPDQDWYGVPAKADAARALAAACGPVGELLPGGLPRAFPPGNAYDDFTDVLHYQLDLEIIPATTTLAGSNTITVRSLVPDLTLFHFRLHENFTITTLSRDATPLAWQRLDSATVAVTLDRPYGVDEVFDITIAYTGHPPSGQGLGAITFRTRGGSPDIYTLSEPFFAHTWWPVKDALTDKTTADLWYTVPDTLVVASNGLLQGTDVLAPGKLRYRWKTEYPTADYLYCFGATNYDTFESTWTRDGVTLPLKFFIYPEDNTPSHRSAWRACENMLTTFSDLYGTYPFMNEKYGMLEFGWGGGMEHQTITSIGGFGEWLVAHELSHQWWGDHVTCATWHDIWLNEGFATYSEALWFEHRPGSPGEPWLHAVMSVRRPAETAYGTVYCYDASDPARILDMNLSYYKAAWVLHMLRHRIGDDAFFDVLAAWRAAYGGGSGTTEDFRAVVEGVTGDDLANFFQRWVYEAPLPFYTFGWQPIVVDGAGYIELYIEQIQGTSESVFDMPIDLVVTDAEGDAAYTVWNDARVEYLLFPVRSTTSDYLRFDPTPWILADQQELVFPDGAPPKIVTLQPAPGAVVQAADLPELEAVFHVPVTAAAADFTLVGARTGNVTCAFAYDAVRQAVTLTPASDLLPDEYTLTIADTVVSMAGVALDGELSKPRAMGPLPSGDGLAGGAALATFAVYVPGDLNCDGIVNFGDVNAFVLALSNPGVWAETYPHCPARSGDVDGDGAVNFGDINPFVSLIVNP; encoded by the coding sequence ATGCGTCCGATCGTGCTGGCAGCGGGACTGGGACTGTGCGTGTGTGCAGCCTGTGGACAGGGGCTCCCGGATCAGGACTGGTACGGCGTGCCGGCGAAGGCGGATGCGGCGCGCGCCCTGGCCGCGGCCTGTGGACCCGTCGGCGAGCTGCTGCCGGGCGGCCTGCCGCGCGCCTTCCCGCCGGGCAACGCGTACGACGATTTCACCGACGTGTTGCACTATCAGCTTGACCTCGAGATTATCCCGGCCACGACGACACTGGCGGGGTCGAACACGATCACCGTGCGCAGCCTGGTGCCGGACCTCACCCTCTTCCACTTCCGCTTGCACGAGAATTTCACGATCACCACGCTCTCGCGCGATGCGACGCCGCTGGCCTGGCAACGGCTGGACTCCGCCACCGTGGCGGTCACCCTCGACCGCCCCTACGGCGTGGACGAGGTGTTTGACATCACGATCGCCTACACCGGTCATCCGCCCTCTGGCCAGGGGCTCGGCGCCATCACGTTCCGCACGCGCGGCGGCAGCCCGGACATCTACACGCTCAGTGAGCCGTTCTTTGCCCACACGTGGTGGCCGGTCAAGGATGCCCTAACGGACAAGACCACCGCCGACCTGTGGTACACGGTGCCCGATACGCTCGTTGTCGCGTCCAACGGCCTGCTGCAGGGGACCGACGTGCTGGCACCGGGCAAGCTCCGCTATCGCTGGAAGACGGAGTATCCGACCGCCGACTACCTGTACTGCTTCGGCGCGACGAACTATGACACGTTCGAGTCCACGTGGACCCGCGACGGTGTCACCCTGCCGCTGAAGTTCTTCATCTACCCCGAAGACAACACGCCCAGTCACCGCTCGGCCTGGCGGGCCTGCGAGAACATGCTTACCACGTTCAGCGACCTCTATGGCACTTACCCCTTCATGAACGAGAAGTACGGCATGCTCGAATTTGGCTGGGGTGGCGGCATGGAGCACCAGACCATCACCAGCATCGGCGGCTTCGGCGAATGGCTCGTCGCCCACGAGCTGTCGCACCAGTGGTGGGGCGACCACGTGACCTGCGCCACCTGGCACGACATCTGGCTCAACGAGGGCTTCGCGACGTACTCCGAGGCGCTGTGGTTCGAGCACCGCCCCGGCAGCCCCGGCGAGCCCTGGCTCCACGCCGTCATGTCCGTCCGCAGGCCGGCTGAGACCGCCTACGGCACGGTCTACTGCTACGATGCCTCCGATCCGGCACGGATCCTCGATATGAACCTCAGCTACTACAAGGCGGCCTGGGTACTGCACATGCTCCGCCACCGGATCGGCGACGACGCGTTCTTCGACGTGCTCGCGGCGTGGCGTGCGGCGTACGGCGGCGGCTCGGGGACCACCGAGGATTTCCGGGCGGTGGTCGAGGGCGTCACCGGCGATGATCTGGCCAATTTCTTCCAGCGCTGGGTCTACGAGGCGCCGCTGCCGTTTTACACCTTCGGCTGGCAGCCCATCGTGGTCGACGGGGCGGGCTACATCGAGCTGTATATCGAGCAGATCCAGGGCACATCCGAGTCCGTGTTCGACATGCCGATCGATCTGGTGGTCACGGACGCGGAGGGAGACGCGGCCTACACGGTCTGGAACGATGCGCGCGTGGAATACCTGCTGTTTCCGGTGCGGAGCACGACAAGCGACTACCTGCGGTTCGATCCGACGCCGTGGATCCTGGCGGACCAGCAGGAGCTGGTGTTCCCGGATGGGGCGCCGCCGAAGATCGTGACGCTGCAGCCGGCGCCCGGGGCGGTCGTGCAGGCCGCGGACCTGCCGGAGCTGGAGGCGGTGTTCCACGTGCCGGTGACGGCGGCGGCGGCGGATTTCACGCTGGTCGGCGCGCGCACTGGCAACGTAACCTGTGCGTTTGCCTACGACGCGGTGCGGCAGGCGGTCACGCTGACGCCGGCGAGCGATCTGTTGCCGGACGAGTACACGCTGACCATCGCCGATACGGTGGTGAGCATGGCGGGCGTGGCGCTGGACGGCGAGCTGTCGAAGCCCCGTGCGATGGGGCCGCTGCCGAGCGGCGACGGGCTGGCGGGCGGGGCGGCGTTGGCGACGTTCGCGGTGTACGTGCCGGGGGACTTGAACTGCGACGGCATTGTCAATTTCGGCGACGTTAATGCGTTCGTGTTGGCCCTGTCGAATCCCGGCGTGTGGGCGGAGACCTATCCGCACTGTCCGGCGCGCAGCGGCGACGTCGATGGGGACGGAGCGGTGAACTTCGGCGACATCAATCCGTTCGTCAGTCTGATCGTCAATCCGTAG
- the rsmG gene encoding 16S rRNA (guanine(527)-N(7))-methyltransferase RsmG, with the protein MRWPSRQGPEVTREELRAAGYDVGAAAYARLAEFVRLLLEENARLNLTAAKTAAEIWRGHVCDSLALAGLVSERRVQALLDLGSGGGLPGVPVACVCEGVRVTLLDATRKKVDAAARMIARLGLSNATALWGRAEVRAHAPAYRERFDAVTSRAVAELPVLLEYAAGFVRSGGECWFFKSAARAAEERAAAQAAAAMCVLEYVGALSYRLPGEADARVVLRYRKSGVLRADLPRAPGRARKRPL; encoded by the coding sequence ATGCGCTGGCCGAGCCGGCAGGGCCCTGAGGTGACGCGCGAGGAATTGCGGGCCGCCGGGTACGATGTCGGTGCGGCGGCGTACGCGCGATTGGCGGAGTTCGTCCGGTTGCTGCTGGAAGAGAATGCGCGGCTGAATCTGACGGCGGCGAAGACGGCGGCGGAAATCTGGCGGGGGCATGTCTGTGACAGCCTGGCACTGGCAGGGCTCGTATCCGAACGGCGCGTGCAAGCGTTGCTGGATCTCGGTAGTGGCGGGGGACTGCCAGGGGTTCCCGTGGCGTGCGTGTGCGAGGGCGTGCGCGTGACGCTCCTGGACGCGACGCGGAAGAAGGTCGATGCGGCGGCGCGGATGATTGCACGACTGGGCCTGTCGAACGCGACCGCGCTCTGGGGCCGGGCGGAGGTGCGGGCACACGCGCCGGCGTATCGCGAACGGTTTGACGCGGTGACGAGTCGGGCGGTCGCGGAGTTACCGGTGTTGCTGGAGTACGCGGCGGGTTTTGTGCGGTCCGGCGGGGAATGCTGGTTCTTCAAGTCGGCAGCTCGAGCGGCCGAGGAACGTGCCGCCGCGCAGGCCGCCGCGGCCATGTGTGTGCTGGAGTACGTCGGCGCGCTGTCCTATCGGCTGCCTGGTGAAGCGGACGCGCGGGTGGTACTCCGCTATCGGAAATCGGGGGTGCTGCGCGCCGATCTGCCCCGTGCGCCCGGGCGGGCGAGGAAGCGCCCGCTGTAG
- a CDS encoding FAD-binding protein yields MSPILGGELRTDALSRVLFATDASIYEILPAGVAFPRSAAEVATCVTLAARHGVPVTARGAGTGLAGGAVNRGLIVDCSRHLNRVLAIDPARRTARIEAGVVLDELNAQLSPHGLHFAPDVATSSRATVGGMIANNSCGAHSLVFGRTVDHVLSLDVVFADGSTHTWGRDEPPATNPRAIECERVLTRILAEQADEIAARFPKVMRANDGYALDRLRPNDGRLNVEALLCGSEGTLAIVTAATVNLIPLPRYKGMVVVHYDSLAQALNTVPVHLAHQPAAVELVDKFILDATKDNPAMARRRWFLQGDPHALLIVEFYEEDEARLSRRLNELCADCQSRGIGYAWPILTDTAQQTDVWDVRKAGTGLLMSRPGDKQPYDFIDDTSVDPARLGDYMTRLGEVLREEGVEQAGYYGHASVGCLHVRPVLNLKRREDIVRLRRIGDRVSTLVAEFGGTMSGEHGDGIVRSCWLGKTFGPRLMAAFETIKRTFDPDGILNPGKIVAALPMDENLRYGDGFESQQPATILDFDKYGGMAGLAGMCSGLGQCRQRLIGTMCPSYMATGDEAHSTRARANALRIALSNRGLLTGLADEALDEVMDLCLSCKACKTECPTGTDMAKLKAEWLAHRNDRLGVPARTRLVAASVDKAPWGSHFAPLSNWVMQSRAVRALMEHLFGFDRRVPFPRFARPTFRQWLARRGEAVAAAGRPQVVYFVDTWANFYQPQVGRAALKVLEALGYEVIVPATRCCGRPLISKGLLRDAKKLAEANVQVLAPYAERGVAIVGTEPSCVSVLLDELPQMVRTPAARQIASRAMTIETFVAAELRKNPQALRFRDAVPKLLYHGHCHQKALTGTADALAVLTACTHGQASEINSGCCGMAGAFGHEVEHYDVAKAVGEQRLFPAVRARGDAEIAVSGFSCRHHIAHHTPATPRHVIEWLADALAEPAGP; encoded by the coding sequence TTGTCGCCCATTCTTGGCGGGGAGCTACGCACGGACGCCCTGTCGCGGGTCCTGTTCGCCACGGATGCCAGCATCTACGAGATCCTGCCGGCGGGGGTGGCCTTCCCGCGCTCGGCCGCGGAGGTGGCCACGTGCGTGACGCTGGCGGCCCGGCACGGCGTGCCGGTCACGGCGCGCGGGGCGGGCACGGGCCTGGCCGGCGGGGCGGTGAACCGCGGGCTGATTGTGGACTGCTCGCGGCACCTGAATCGCGTGCTGGCGATCGACCCGGCGCGGCGTACGGCACGTATCGAGGCTGGCGTGGTGCTCGACGAGCTGAACGCGCAGCTCAGCCCGCACGGGCTGCATTTTGCGCCGGACGTGGCGACGAGCAGCCGGGCGACGGTCGGCGGGATGATCGCGAACAACTCGTGCGGCGCGCATTCGCTCGTCTTCGGCCGGACGGTCGATCACGTGCTGAGCCTGGACGTCGTGTTCGCGGACGGCTCGACGCACACGTGGGGGCGGGATGAACCGCCGGCGACCAACCCGCGCGCGATCGAATGCGAACGCGTGCTCACCAGGATTCTGGCCGAGCAGGCCGACGAGATCGCGGCGCGTTTCCCGAAGGTGATGCGCGCGAACGACGGCTATGCGCTTGACCGCCTGCGGCCAAACGATGGCCGGCTGAACGTCGAGGCGCTGCTCTGCGGCAGCGAGGGGACGCTGGCGATTGTCACGGCGGCGACGGTCAATCTCATCCCGTTGCCGCGCTACAAGGGCATGGTCGTCGTCCATTACGACAGCTTGGCGCAGGCGCTGAACACGGTGCCGGTTCACCTGGCCCACCAGCCCGCCGCGGTCGAGTTGGTCGACAAGTTCATCCTGGACGCGACGAAGGACAATCCGGCGATGGCGCGGCGGCGCTGGTTCTTGCAGGGCGATCCGCACGCGCTGCTCATTGTGGAGTTCTACGAGGAGGACGAAGCGCGCCTGAGTCGCCGGCTCAACGAGCTGTGCGCGGACTGCCAGAGCCGCGGCATCGGCTACGCCTGGCCGATTCTGACCGACACGGCGCAGCAGACCGACGTGTGGGATGTGCGCAAGGCCGGCACGGGGCTGCTCATGTCGCGGCCGGGCGATAAGCAGCCGTACGACTTCATCGACGACACGTCGGTGGATCCTGCCCGGCTGGGCGACTACATGACGCGCCTGGGCGAAGTGCTCCGCGAAGAGGGTGTGGAGCAGGCCGGCTATTACGGCCACGCCAGCGTGGGCTGTCTGCACGTGCGGCCGGTGCTGAATCTCAAGCGGCGCGAGGACATTGTGCGCCTGCGCCGGATCGGCGACCGCGTCAGCACGCTGGTCGCGGAATTCGGCGGGACAATGAGCGGCGAGCACGGCGACGGGATCGTGCGGTCGTGCTGGCTGGGCAAGACCTTCGGGCCGCGGCTGATGGCGGCGTTCGAGACGATCAAGCGGACGTTCGACCCGGACGGCATCCTGAATCCGGGGAAGATCGTCGCCGCGCTGCCGATGGACGAGAATCTGCGCTACGGTGACGGCTTCGAGTCGCAGCAGCCGGCGACGATTCTGGACTTCGACAAGTACGGCGGGATGGCCGGACTGGCGGGGATGTGCAGCGGGCTGGGGCAGTGCCGGCAGCGGCTGATCGGCACAATGTGCCCGTCGTACATGGCGACCGGCGACGAGGCGCACAGCACGCGGGCCCGGGCGAACGCGCTGCGGATCGCCCTGTCGAACCGGGGGCTGCTGACCGGGTTGGCCGATGAAGCGCTCGATGAGGTCATGGACCTGTGCCTGAGCTGCAAGGCGTGCAAGACCGAATGCCCCACCGGCACCGACATGGCCAAGCTGAAGGCCGAGTGGCTCGCGCACCGCAACGACCGGCTCGGCGTGCCGGCGCGGACGCGCCTGGTGGCGGCGTCGGTGGACAAGGCGCCGTGGGGCAGCCATTTCGCGCCGCTGAGCAACTGGGTGATGCAGTCGCGTGCGGTGCGGGCGCTGATGGAGCACCTGTTCGGGTTCGATCGCCGCGTGCCGTTTCCGCGGTTCGCGCGGCCGACGTTCCGGCAGTGGCTGGCGCGGCGCGGGGAGGCGGTTGCCGCGGCGGGCCGGCCGCAGGTCGTGTACTTCGTCGACACCTGGGCGAACTTCTACCAGCCGCAGGTGGGGCGCGCGGCGCTGAAGGTGCTCGAAGCGCTGGGCTACGAAGTCATCGTGCCGGCGACGCGCTGCTGCGGCCGGCCGCTGATCAGCAAGGGTCTGCTGCGCGACGCGAAAAAGCTGGCCGAGGCGAACGTGCAGGTGTTGGCGCCGTACGCGGAGCGCGGAGTGGCGATCGTCGGCACGGAGCCGAGCTGCGTGTCGGTGCTGCTGGACGAGCTGCCGCAGATGGTGCGCACGCCGGCCGCACGACAGATCGCCAGCCGGGCAATGACGATCGAGACGTTCGTGGCGGCGGAGCTGCGAAAGAACCCGCAGGCGCTGCGCTTCCGCGACGCGGTGCCCAAGCTGCTCTATCACGGGCATTGCCACCAGAAGGCGCTGACGGGCACGGCGGATGCGCTGGCGGTGCTGACGGCGTGCACGCACGGGCAGGCGTCCGAGATCAACAGCGGCTGCTGCGGGATGGCGGGTGCCTTCGGCCACGAGGTGGAGCATTACGACGTGGCGAAGGCGGTCGGCGAGCAGCGGCTGTTCCCGGCGGTACGGGCGCGCGGCGACGCCGAGATCGCGGTATCGGGCTTCAGTTGCCGGCACCACATCGCGCACCACACGCCGGCGACGCCGCGGCACGTGATCGAATGGCTGGCGGATGCGCTGGCCGAGCCGGCAGGGCCCTGA
- a CDS encoding secondary thiamine-phosphate synthase enzyme YjbQ: MTHAGRFQVRTQGHTEVLDITGEVARAVAASGIRQGLLVVFVVGSTAGITTTEAEPGLLRHDLKAFYERIAPKGEHYAHEATWHDDNGHAHVRASALGPSLTVPVVDGRMPLGTWQQIVLLDFDTRGRTRDIVVQIVGE, translated from the coding sequence ATGACGCACGCTGGGCGGTTTCAGGTTCGCACGCAAGGGCATACGGAGGTGCTGGACATCACGGGGGAAGTAGCGCGCGCGGTGGCGGCGTCCGGGATCCGGCAGGGCTTGCTGGTCGTGTTCGTGGTGGGGTCGACGGCGGGGATCACCACGACCGAGGCGGAGCCGGGGCTGCTGCGCCACGATCTGAAGGCGTTCTACGAGCGCATCGCTCCGAAGGGCGAACATTACGCGCACGAGGCGACCTGGCACGATGACAACGGGCATGCCCACGTGCGTGCGTCTGCGCTCGGACCGTCGCTGACGGTGCCGGTCGTGGACGGCCGGATGCCGCTGGGCACATGGCAGCAGATTGTCCTGCTCGATTTTGACACGCGCGGCCGGACACGGGACATCGTCGTGCAGATCGTCGGGGAATGA